One genomic window of Punica granatum isolate Tunisia-2019 chromosome 1, ASM765513v2, whole genome shotgun sequence includes the following:
- the LOC116197210 gene encoding gibberellin 20 oxidase 1-D-like yields MNDHYKHENKNHNLVFDASLLRNQPDIPQHFIWPYDERPCNDDPQELAVPLIDLNAFLSEDPHALSETPRIVHEACKKHGFFIVINHGIDLGLIQKAHEHMECFFGMTLSEKQKAQRKVGEHCGYASSFTGRFSSKLPWKETLSFRYLASDGDKGSLNCVEEYFLNVLGNEFGDSGKVYQEYCEAMCKLSLGIMELLGMSLGVGRQHFKEFFRGNDSIMRLNYYPPCQRPDLTLGTGPHCDPTSLTILHQDQVGGLQVFVDGKWHSLCPNHGALVVNIGDTFMALSNGIYKSCLHRAVVNSTAVRKSLAFFLCPNKDKLVAPPSKLLNAKTASRRTYPDFTWPTLLEFTQRHYRADMKTLDAFTKWLQEQHRKKQDDA; encoded by the exons ATGAACGACCATTACAAGCATGAAAACAAAAACCACAACTTAGTCTTTGATGCATCGCTCCTCCGAAATCAACCCGACATTCCCCAGCACTTCATATGGCCGTACGATGAGCGGCCATGCAATGACGACCCACAGGAGCTTGCAGTTCCCCTCATTGATTTAAACGCCTTTCTATCCGAGGACCCTCATGCACTTTCAGAAACACCACGGATCGTCCATGAAGCGTGCAAGAAGCATGGCTTCTTCATAGTCATCAATCACGGGATCGACCTGGGCCTCATACAGAAAGCTCACGAGCACATGGAGTGTTTCTTTGGGATGACTCTTTCGGAGAAGCAAAAGGCTCAGAGGAAGGTTGGGGAGCATTGCGGGTACGCCAGCAGTTTCACCGGCAGGTTCTCGTCTAAACTGCCATGGAAGGAGACTCTTTCTTTCAGATACCTCGCGAGCGATGGAGATAAAGGTTCACTTAACTGTGTGGAGGAGTACTTCTTGAATGTTCTGGGCAATGAGTTTGGAGACTCTGG GAAAGTGTACCAGGAATACTGCGAAGCCATGTGCAAACTATCACTAGGAATAATGGAGCTCCTGGGGATGAGCCTCGGGGTTGGGCGACAACATTTCAAGGAATTCTTCCGAGGAAACGATTCGATAATGAGATTGAACTATTATCCACCATGTCAACGGCCTGATCTAACCCTGGGAACAGGCCCGCACTGCGACCCGACTTCCCTCACTATACTTCATCAGGACCAGGTTGGGGGTCTGCAAGTGTTCGTGGACGGAAAATGGCACTCTCTTTGTCCCAACCACGGTGCTCTCGTCGTCAACATCGGCGACACTTTCATG GCTCTATCGAACGGAATCTACAAGAGTTGCCTGCACAGAGCGGTGGTGAACAGTACGGCCGTGAGGAAATCTCTTGCTTTCTTTCTGTGCCCAAACAAGGACAAGTTGGTTGCCCCACCGAGTAAACTTCTCAATGCCAAAACTGCTTCAAGAAGAACATATCCTGACTTCACATGGCCGACTCTGCTCGAGTTCACGCAGAGGCATTACAGAGCCGACATGAAAACCCTCGACGCCTTCACAAAGTGGCTTCAAGAGCAGCATAGGAAGAAGCAGGACGATGCCTAG